A portion of the Granulosicoccus antarcticus IMCC3135 genome contains these proteins:
- a CDS encoding GntR family transcriptional regulator, protein MTLAEQATDRLKHALLSGEISGGKAMTERNVCEYLGMSRTPVRAALQALAAEGVLTYQAQRGYQMREFDKQAVLDAYQVRAVLEGQACREIAMCGLSESTQETLLACVVKGKKLLAEDRKSFVHEHWREMNSCFHHALLDALSNETLKEMLLHIEKRPMLSFQVIAKLGVKPDFSLLSVAQTDHERVLKYLQAGDAERASNAMVEHVRVAGDLLLEGW, encoded by the coding sequence ATGACGTTAGCAGAGCAAGCAACAGATCGCCTCAAGCATGCCCTTTTGTCCGGGGAGATATCTGGCGGTAAAGCCATGACAGAGCGCAACGTTTGCGAGTATCTGGGCATGTCGCGCACCCCGGTAAGAGCAGCCTTACAGGCCCTTGCTGCGGAAGGCGTGTTGACGTATCAGGCGCAGCGTGGCTACCAGATGCGTGAGTTCGATAAACAAGCTGTGCTGGATGCTTATCAGGTGCGTGCCGTGCTGGAAGGGCAGGCATGTCGGGAGATTGCCATGTGTGGGCTCTCGGAGAGCACTCAGGAGACCTTGTTGGCCTGCGTGGTAAAGGGTAAAAAGCTCCTGGCAGAGGACCGGAAATCGTTTGTGCATGAGCACTGGCGTGAAATGAACAGTTGCTTCCATCATGCATTGCTTGATGCTTTGAGCAACGAGACGTTGAAAGAGATGCTTTTGCATATCGAGAAACGCCCGATGCTCTCTTTTCAGGTGATTGCAAAGCTGGGGGTAAAACCGGATTTCAGCCTACTGAGTGTTGCCCAGACCGACCATGAGCGTGTCCTGAAATATCTGCAAGCGGGTGATGCCGAGCGCGCCTCAAACGCCATGGTCGAGCATGTGAGGGTGGCGGGCGATCTTTTACTCGAAGGTTGGTAA
- a CDS encoding TerC family protein, which translates to MDILFSDFLGKPLWSWLGFLLLVAGLLAFDLGILNRKTHEIGVRESLMLSAFYITIGVSFSVWIWYFMGQSAAMLYLTGFVVEKSLSLDNIFVMALIFTYFGVPRIYQHRVLVFGIIGVILLRGIMIGAGAAVVARFEWVLLLFAAFLIFTGVKMLMSDDSEYDVSTNPVLRFMRRRFRVTDSIESDHFFVRQPDPVTGQMALFITPLLLALVMVELADVIFAVDSIPAIFALTTDPYIIFTSNIFAILGLRALFFALSAMLHRFAYLQTALSLVLVFIGGKVVIAHLLGIDKVPAALSLSVTAFILVGGVVYSLWRTRDDAQKMVAGVEVKKAA; encoded by the coding sequence TTGGACATTCTGTTCTCGGACTTTCTCGGCAAACCGCTATGGAGCTGGTTGGGATTTCTATTGTTGGTCGCTGGCCTGTTGGCCTTTGATCTGGGTATCTTGAACCGTAAGACACATGAGATCGGTGTACGCGAAAGCCTTATGCTCTCCGCGTTCTACATCACGATCGGTGTGTCATTCTCAGTCTGGATCTGGTACTTCATGGGTCAGTCAGCAGCGATGCTGTACCTGACCGGCTTCGTCGTCGAGAAGAGTCTGTCTCTGGACAACATCTTCGTCATGGCGCTGATCTTCACCTACTTTGGTGTCCCAAGAATTTATCAGCACCGCGTACTGGTGTTCGGCATTATTGGCGTCATTCTGCTGCGCGGCATCATGATCGGCGCGGGCGCTGCTGTGGTTGCCCGATTCGAATGGGTACTGCTTCTGTTCGCAGCCTTTCTGATATTCACCGGCGTGAAGATGCTGATGAGCGACGATAGTGAATACGACGTCTCGACGAATCCTGTGCTGCGATTCATGCGCCGCCGGTTTCGGGTAACCGATAGCATTGAAAGCGATCACTTCTTTGTACGCCAGCCGGATCCTGTAACCGGCCAGATGGCTTTGTTCATAACACCCCTACTTCTGGCTCTGGTCATGGTGGAGCTGGCCGATGTGATTTTCGCAGTGGACTCCATCCCTGCTATCTTCGCGCTCACCACCGATCCCTACATAATCTTTACCTCCAATATATTTGCCATCCTCGGTTTGCGAGCCCTCTTTTTTGCCTTGTCCGCCATGCTGCACCGATTTGCCTATTTGCAAACTGCCCTGTCACTGGTACTCGTTTTCATCGGCGGTAAAGTTGTCATTGCCCATCTGCTTGGTATCGACAAGGTACCCGCGGCGTTGTCGCTCTCAGTGACCGCTTTCATTCTTGTTGGGGGAGTGGTGTATTCGCTATGGCGGACGCGTGATGATGCGCAGAAGATGGTGGCTGGTGTTGAGGTGAAGAAGGCGGCGTGA
- a CDS encoding hydroxymethylglutaryl-CoA lyase: MIQTTPIEIVEVAPRDGFQSINEPIATGIKIQIIEALIAAGLTRIEFGSFVSPRAIPQMVDMIEIAQHFRTDTRARLAALVPNVRGAELALKNGVQEIVYVFSASEAHNLSNVGAPISQSIQGLADVCQAISGADIALRVDLATAFDCPFDGTVPMDAVLHALEHIAQLAPTSEIALCDTTGRANPFEVAERFQKVMTMEALSNNTWAFHGHDTYGMGIANAMAANRAGVAVIDTSAGGLGGCPFAPGATGNTATEDLVFAARGSNAGCAVDLAALLEVADRIAELPGTSMGGHLRTVPRGKLPLL; this comes from the coding sequence GTGATACAGACAACACCCATCGAGATTGTTGAGGTCGCACCGCGAGATGGCTTTCAATCCATCAACGAACCTATCGCCACCGGCATCAAGATTCAGATCATTGAGGCTCTGATTGCAGCAGGCCTCACACGTATCGAATTCGGCTCGTTTGTCAGTCCGCGAGCCATACCGCAGATGGTCGATATGATCGAAATCGCGCAGCATTTCCGTACTGACACTCGAGCGCGTCTTGCAGCGCTGGTACCCAATGTCAGGGGTGCAGAGCTGGCCTTGAAAAACGGTGTCCAAGAGATTGTCTATGTGTTTTCAGCCTCAGAAGCGCATAACCTGTCGAATGTAGGCGCCCCGATCTCTCAGTCGATCCAGGGCCTTGCGGATGTCTGCCAAGCCATCTCAGGTGCAGACATCGCTCTGCGTGTCGATCTTGCGACAGCTTTTGATTGCCCCTTCGATGGAACTGTTCCGATGGATGCTGTGCTGCATGCTCTCGAGCACATAGCCCAGCTTGCACCCACCTCCGAAATTGCACTTTGCGATACCACCGGTCGAGCCAACCCCTTTGAAGTCGCCGAGCGTTTTCAAAAAGTCATGACCATGGAGGCTCTGAGTAACAACACCTGGGCGTTTCATGGGCATGACACTTATGGAATGGGCATTGCCAATGCCATGGCAGCCAACCGCGCGGGCGTGGCTGTGATCGACACCAGCGCCGGTGGTCTGGGCGGGTGTCCCTTTGCCCCGGGCGCAACCGGAAACACCGCGACCGAGGACCTGGTGTTTGCCGCACGGGGTTCCAATGCAGGGTGTGCCGTCGACCTGGCAGCGTTGCTTGAAGTTGCTGATCGCATCGCAGAGCTTCCCGGCACGAGTATGGGAGGACATCTGCGAACGGTACCGAGGGGCAAACTACCTTTGCTTTGA
- a CDS encoding CaiB/BaiF CoA transferase family protein, whose translation MNGALDGIRVLELGQLIAGPFCGQLLADNGAEVLKIEPPKTGDAMREWGRSDDNGKPIWWSVIARNKKSVTLNLRLAAGQDILKQLVADADVLIENFRPGTMERWGLSYEELSRINPRLIMVRISGFGQTGPYAERAGFASVCEAMGGLRHIAGYPDRPSVRSGISIGDSLAGVFGAMGALLALQARHVTGRGQIVDSSIYESSLAMTEAIVAEYDRGGHIRSRTGPSLPGIAPSNAYPCSNERDVIIGANQDTVYKRMCTAMDQPELATDPRFDSHRSRGANAEELDDIIGQWTQTHTAEEVVKILSDAGVPVGLEFTAVEMLADPHYQERESIIHVADAQGDKIAMQNVFPRLNDTTGQIRHTGPTLGEHTVETLTNLLGLSDQQVDLLRESGTI comes from the coding sequence ATGAACGGAGCTCTTGATGGCATTCGCGTTCTCGAACTCGGCCAACTGATTGCCGGGCCTTTTTGCGGTCAGCTACTGGCTGACAATGGTGCAGAAGTTCTGAAGATCGAGCCTCCGAAAACCGGTGACGCGATGCGCGAATGGGGCCGCTCAGATGACAATGGCAAACCTATCTGGTGGTCAGTCATTGCGCGCAATAAAAAGTCTGTGACCCTGAACCTGAGACTGGCTGCAGGACAGGACATCCTGAAACAGCTCGTCGCAGACGCCGATGTACTGATCGAAAATTTCCGCCCCGGCACCATGGAGCGCTGGGGATTGAGCTATGAAGAACTGTCGAGAATCAACCCCAGACTGATCATGGTGCGCATCTCTGGCTTTGGTCAAACAGGCCCCTATGCAGAACGAGCCGGCTTTGCCTCGGTTTGCGAAGCCATGGGAGGGTTGCGGCACATCGCTGGCTACCCCGACAGACCATCGGTACGTTCGGGCATTTCCATCGGCGACTCACTAGCTGGTGTCTTCGGCGCCATGGGGGCGCTTCTGGCCCTTCAGGCCCGTCATGTGACCGGCAGGGGACAAATCGTCGACAGTTCGATCTACGAGTCCTCACTTGCCATGACCGAAGCCATCGTTGCCGAATATGATCGCGGCGGACATATCCGATCGCGCACAGGACCCTCCCTGCCCGGCATCGCCCCTTCCAATGCCTACCCCTGTAGTAATGAACGCGATGTGATCATCGGGGCCAACCAGGACACCGTATACAAACGCATGTGTACTGCCATGGACCAACCCGAACTGGCCACAGATCCAAGATTCGACAGTCACCGCTCACGCGGTGCCAATGCCGAAGAACTCGATGACATCATCGGCCAATGGACACAGACCCACACAGCTGAAGAGGTCGTAAAGATACTGAGCGATGCCGGCGTTCCTGTTGGATTGGAATTTACCGCCGTGGAAATGCTGGCCGATCCGCATTACCAGGAACGCGAGAGCATCATCCATGTCGCCGACGCACAGGGCGACAAGATTGCGATGCAAAACGTTTTCCCTCGCCTGAACGACACCACAGGACAAATCCGCCACACCGGACCAACACTGGGAGAGCATACAGTCGAGACCCTGACCAACCTACTTGGCTTATCGGACCAACAGGTGGACTTACTACGTGAAAGTGGCACTATCTAG
- a CDS encoding alpha/beta hydrolase → MSPHTPELHQIVRIPVIVSFVETAAFTETYGFTGSQGRVFLEGQQILPENLPSDTVFVFMHPASTLNLMPLPVALAEAGHHVLCCGSRYAKNDTALIMEKVAVDLGAYIRHARDVLGYSKVVLCGWSGGGSLAMFYQSQAENPTITHTPAGDPYDLARADLPVANAALFVAAHIGRAHILSEWIDPSVIDEDEPENRDTAFDLYAVNGPKPPFSDEFIAQFRARQQARSNKITATVQAHLERLKSSKGNGQERPFIVHRTMADPRFLDASLEPNDRQADWCYLGLPETVNTGPVGLARFSTLRAWMSQWSLDHSRADAEACVVNISCPLLVIENTADDCVPVAHLERVFNAAGSTDKQYCRIDKATHYYREQPEQQNQVVALITHWTQQKVT, encoded by the coding sequence ATGAGCCCCCATACGCCCGAGCTTCACCAGATTGTACGCATACCGGTCATCGTGTCCTTTGTTGAAACCGCCGCCTTCACCGAGACCTATGGGTTCACGGGAAGCCAGGGCCGGGTATTTCTGGAAGGCCAGCAGATCCTTCCAGAAAATCTACCATCGGACACGGTTTTTGTATTCATGCACCCGGCCTCCACGTTGAACCTCATGCCTCTGCCTGTGGCACTGGCAGAGGCAGGCCACCACGTGCTTTGCTGCGGCTCTCGCTATGCCAAGAATGACACTGCTCTGATCATGGAGAAGGTTGCTGTGGACCTTGGGGCCTATATCCGCCACGCTCGAGATGTTCTGGGCTATTCCAAGGTTGTACTGTGCGGCTGGAGCGGCGGTGGTTCGCTGGCGATGTTCTACCAGAGCCAGGCGGAAAATCCAACCATCACACATACGCCCGCGGGCGATCCTTATGATCTTGCCCGCGCTGATTTGCCGGTGGCGAATGCCGCTTTGTTTGTTGCGGCACACATTGGCCGCGCACACATTCTCAGTGAATGGATCGACCCATCCGTCATTGATGAAGATGAGCCAGAGAATCGCGACACGGCATTTGACCTATATGCCGTGAATGGGCCCAAACCTCCGTTCAGCGACGAATTCATCGCACAGTTCCGCGCACGCCAACAAGCCCGTAGCAATAAGATTACAGCGACCGTGCAAGCGCATCTGGAACGGTTGAAAAGCTCTAAAGGCAACGGCCAGGAACGCCCCTTTATCGTTCATCGAACCATGGCCGATCCGCGCTTTCTGGACGCCTCACTAGAGCCGAATGATCGACAAGCGGACTGGTGCTACCTGGGCCTACCTGAAACCGTCAATACCGGGCCCGTTGGCCTGGCACGATTCTCGACTCTGCGGGCCTGGATGTCGCAGTGGTCGCTTGATCACTCGCGCGCCGATGCCGAAGCATGCGTCGTGAATATCAGCTGCCCGCTCCTGGTGATCGAAAATACCGCTGATGACTGCGTTCCTGTGGCACACCTGGAACGAGTGTTCAACGCGGCCGGCTCGACAGACAAGCAATATTGCCGGATCGACAAGGCTACGCATTACTACCGAGAACAGCCCGAACAACAAAACCAGGTGGTTGCGCTAATCACCCATTGGACACAACAAAAGGTCACATGA
- a CDS encoding oxygenase MpaB family protein, protein MKLLTEKNLEAEIAIDKKMLTLAEGRTTPPEDMTIAPFDGNPNKEQAASIIKLLFGVVPKYDPELSKRLCMSNWTGDPLSDVAILKIRRRGDEPHQIIEQFLEGGIDAVENPPPELEAIWKDVSEDPEWLDWDKLELGAKAYRGYGVYGFQFQGIATLDGYRSRNIARTLMSTGQYSDETAFKRFLLTCNFWTEVSETGGMRTFGDGWKVALRVRLLHTLIRRAVFSSERWEPDVFGMPINQLGLLGAPVISSLVMGVSSRKLGWKLSDEEIEGIMHLWRYVSHVMGYDNSVVPFPETIEEGRHLFYQLLLQTKLSDDPDGIRLCKSFMDCFEPPKEFKGLEKFKRWWEYKANLAMTLLFVSPETRKVAEIRAGKFWGIVYFIITVPMNIIRSKRRLKNPAYAEKLDKKISKERREWVEKQLGEADLVYRPKSKY, encoded by the coding sequence ATGAAGTTACTTACTGAAAAAAATCTGGAAGCAGAAATTGCGATAGATAAAAAAATGTTGACCTTGGCTGAGGGTAGAACAACTCCTCCCGAAGATATGACCATTGCGCCTTTTGATGGTAATCCGAATAAGGAACAAGCGGCTTCCATTATCAAGCTTTTGTTCGGTGTTGTTCCCAAGTATGACCCTGAGCTTTCAAAGAGGCTTTGTATGTCGAATTGGACAGGCGATCCATTGTCAGATGTCGCAATCCTCAAGATTCGTCGCAGGGGAGACGAGCCGCACCAGATCATCGAGCAATTTCTGGAGGGCGGAATTGATGCCGTTGAGAACCCACCGCCAGAGCTGGAAGCGATTTGGAAAGATGTGTCAGAAGATCCCGAGTGGTTGGATTGGGACAAGTTAGAGTTGGGAGCAAAAGCCTATCGGGGCTACGGTGTTTATGGATTTCAATTCCAGGGCATCGCTACTTTGGACGGTTATCGTAGTCGTAATATTGCACGCACTCTGATGTCTACGGGGCAGTATTCAGATGAGACTGCTTTCAAACGCTTCTTGTTGACTTGTAACTTCTGGACTGAAGTCTCCGAGACAGGTGGTATGCGCACCTTCGGCGATGGTTGGAAGGTAGCGCTGCGTGTGCGTCTGCTTCATACGTTGATTCGTCGAGCGGTTTTTAGTAGTGAGCGTTGGGAGCCTGACGTCTTTGGCATGCCAATAAATCAGTTAGGGTTGTTAGGTGCGCCCGTCATTAGCTCACTGGTGATGGGCGTCTCTTCTCGTAAGCTCGGTTGGAAGCTAAGCGACGAAGAGATAGAAGGGATAATGCACCTGTGGCGCTATGTTTCACATGTCATGGGCTATGACAATAGTGTCGTGCCATTTCCTGAAACGATTGAAGAAGGCCGCCATCTTTTCTACCAATTATTGCTTCAGACCAAGTTGTCAGATGACCCGGATGGTATTCGTTTGTGTAAATCATTCATGGATTGTTTTGAGCCACCCAAGGAGTTCAAGGGGCTTGAAAAATTCAAGCGTTGGTGGGAGTACAAGGCGAACCTTGCCATGACTCTGCTATTTGTAAGCCCGGAGACGCGCAAGGTTGCCGAGATTCGAGCAGGAAAATTCTGGGGTATTGTTTATTTCATCATAACAGTACCCATGAATATCATTCGTTCCAAGCGAAGGCTGAAAAATCCTGCGTATGCAGAAAAGCTGGATAAGAAGATCAGCAAGGAAAGGCGAGAGTGGGTTGAAAAGCAGCTTGGTGAAGCAGATCTTGTCTACCGTCCAAAGTCGAAATACTAA
- the secF gene encoding protein translocase subunit SecF, with the protein MHSLFEGTNFDFMGRQKLATWFSGITMVLSFVAIFGMGLNLGVDFTGGYTMELAYQESPDLPTIRTALETAELGDTLVQNFGTAKSVLVRIAPQEGLAANTISQTVLTALKTTSDSSISVRSVDFVGPQVGEELREKGGLSILIALGAIAVYVWMRYEKKFAVGAILATVHDIIVTIGFFALFGIEFNLTVLAALLAVIGYSLNDTIVVYDRIRENFRKIRDASPEQVMNDAINQTLSRTLITSGTTLMVVVSMLLLGGPTIHGFALALLIGIGYGTYSSIFVASMTVKAMGISREDLLPVEKEGTELDSLP; encoded by the coding sequence ATGCACAGTCTGTTTGAGGGCACGAATTTTGATTTCATGGGCCGGCAGAAACTGGCCACATGGTTTTCTGGCATCACGATGGTGCTGTCGTTTGTCGCCATCTTTGGCATGGGTCTGAACCTGGGTGTCGATTTCACCGGCGGCTATACCATGGAGCTGGCCTATCAGGAATCCCCCGATCTGCCCACCATCCGGACTGCACTTGAAACTGCTGAACTGGGCGATACTCTGGTGCAGAATTTTGGAACTGCAAAATCCGTTCTGGTTCGGATCGCACCCCAGGAGGGGCTTGCCGCCAATACCATTTCCCAGACGGTATTAACGGCCCTGAAAACCACCAGCGATTCATCCATCAGTGTGCGCAGTGTCGATTTTGTAGGGCCTCAGGTTGGCGAGGAGCTGCGGGAGAAGGGCGGACTGTCTATCCTGATCGCGTTGGGCGCTATCGCTGTCTATGTGTGGATGCGTTATGAGAAGAAGTTTGCGGTAGGGGCCATCCTTGCAACCGTGCACGACATCATCGTGACCATTGGCTTTTTCGCCTTGTTCGGCATCGAGTTCAACCTGACGGTTCTGGCAGCCTTGCTGGCGGTCATTGGCTACTCGCTGAACGATACCATCGTGGTGTATGACCGTATTCGCGAGAATTTTCGCAAAATAAGAGATGCCAGCCCCGAGCAAGTCATGAACGATGCGATCAACCAGACGCTGTCTCGTACCCTGATCACGTCAGGCACCACGTTGATGGTGGTAGTGTCCATGTTGCTGCTTGGTGGACCGACCATTCATGGTTTCGCCCTTGCACTGCTGATAGGGATTGGTTATGGAACCTATTCGTCCATCTTTGTTGCCAGTATGACGGTCAAGGCCATGGGCATCTCACGTGAGGATCTGTTGCCGGTAGAAAAAGAAGGTACCGAATTGGATAGTTTGCCTTAG
- a CDS encoding aldehyde dehydrogenase family protein, with protein sequence MNILTAPSSLELCSKEARDFIQSKPGLFINGTWQGSDGNDFLDVVDPSSGTIIGQIIDSTKSDVDRAVAAAKAAFATGSEWRRCGPDKRQNLILKLADAIEADTDVLSDLIAADLGTTKAIASGFEIPKAIETFRYYAGFATKIKGETIDLSPDYKTGGEFFAYTSKEPVGVVGAITPWNAPVMVTSWKIAPALAAGCTMVLKPAEDACLATLRVIELARQVGFPAGVLNIVTGRGESAGQSLLNNKDVDKFAFTGSCEVGKHIYRAGAERLVRLSLELGGKNPMIVMEDADIEAITPAIAMSTFPNAGQICVSGSKVVAHVSVAERLAQSLKTFAEALPVGPALVEGSVIGPVCSKAQFDRVMNYIQKGAAQGRVIAGGEALKSNGYYIQPTVITDLPKDSPLLKEEIFGPVITIETYEDINEVIEETNAADFGLCSFLFGSDHGKIQSAIRDLRTGTVFVNTGPVPPAAMTLGGFRQSGIGRDLGAEGLGGYLETKSVVTRINPH encoded by the coding sequence ATGAATATTCTTACTGCACCATCTTCACTCGAGCTGTGCTCAAAAGAGGCGCGCGACTTTATCCAGAGCAAGCCTGGTCTGTTTATCAATGGAACCTGGCAAGGATCAGACGGCAACGACTTCCTCGACGTTGTAGACCCATCAAGCGGCACGATCATCGGGCAAATCATAGACTCGACCAAAAGCGATGTTGACCGCGCAGTAGCCGCGGCAAAAGCCGCTTTTGCAACAGGCAGCGAATGGCGTCGATGCGGTCCGGATAAACGTCAGAATCTGATCTTGAAACTCGCAGACGCCATCGAAGCTGACACGGATGTTCTTAGCGATCTGATTGCTGCAGATCTGGGCACCACCAAGGCTATCGCCAGCGGATTCGAAATACCCAAGGCCATTGAAACGTTCCGCTATTACGCCGGTTTTGCCACAAAAATAAAAGGCGAAACCATTGACCTGAGCCCTGATTATAAAACTGGCGGTGAATTCTTTGCCTACACAAGCAAAGAACCTGTTGGCGTTGTAGGCGCCATCACACCCTGGAATGCCCCTGTCATGGTAACCAGCTGGAAAATAGCACCAGCACTGGCCGCTGGCTGCACAATGGTCCTAAAACCAGCAGAAGATGCCTGCCTGGCCACACTTCGCGTCATCGAGCTTGCACGTCAAGTGGGCTTCCCAGCCGGTGTCCTGAACATTGTCACGGGTCGTGGAGAAAGCGCTGGCCAGTCTTTACTGAACAATAAGGATGTTGACAAATTCGCTTTCACTGGCTCATGCGAAGTTGGCAAGCATATCTATAGAGCAGGTGCAGAGCGCCTGGTTCGCTTAAGTCTTGAGCTTGGCGGCAAAAACCCGATGATCGTGATGGAAGATGCCGATATAGAAGCAATCACTCCAGCGATCGCAATGTCGACGTTCCCTAACGCGGGGCAAATATGCGTGTCCGGTTCGAAGGTAGTTGCCCATGTTTCTGTGGCAGAACGTCTTGCTCAATCATTAAAGACATTTGCAGAAGCACTACCGGTTGGCCCTGCACTTGTAGAAGGCAGCGTAATTGGCCCAGTCTGCTCGAAAGCACAATTCGACCGTGTCATGAACTACATTCAAAAAGGCGCCGCTCAGGGCCGCGTCATCGCCGGTGGTGAAGCATTGAAAAGCAATGGATATTACATCCAGCCTACTGTGATCACAGACCTTCCCAAAGATAGTCCTTTGCTGAAAGAAGAAATATTTGGCCCTGTGATAACCATTGAAACCTATGAAGATATCAATGAAGTGATTGAAGAAACCAACGCAGCTGACTTTGGTCTGTGCTCTTTCCTGTTCGGCTCTGATCACGGTAAAATCCAATCGGCTATTCGTGACTTGCGCACAGGCACTGTGTTTGTCAATACAGGCCCTGTTCCACCTGCAGCGATGACACTGGGCGGATTCCGACAGTCGGGTATTGGTCGGGACCTTGGAGCAGAAGGCCTGGGTGGATATCTGGAAACAAAATCGGTAGTAACGAGAATCAACCCTCACTAG
- a CDS encoding acyltransferase family protein, with amino-acid sequence MRLHALQYLRAVAALAVVYSHTVIQVADYQQYLTDAGSFGVDIFFVISGFIMIYIAKPSDTPVNFFIHRIRRVAPMYWFFTLLMAAILLAMPSVFKNTVFDVKAMFLSLAFIPHWSLAHTTEAWPIVAPGWSLNFEMYFYLIFAVSLFCAQRFRIAFITLVITAVFLIATVLNDGQSAIAEFFSKSLVFEFILGMLLAVAFKRGFRLPPATAAWLLLLASCVLLIKLPLPRIFEYGIPSFLVVMACLYVKIGEHRWAVLLGDASYALYLSHIFTLGVLRKFVAPHLGTGEMAAYLFVLISLIVCTLVSVVIHKYVDNWLLRHERLSWAHKETPATSKA; translated from the coding sequence ATGAGACTGCATGCACTCCAGTACCTGCGAGCTGTAGCGGCGTTAGCCGTGGTGTATAGCCATACGGTTATCCAGGTAGCGGACTATCAGCAATATCTGACTGATGCCGGAAGTTTCGGAGTTGATATTTTCTTCGTCATTTCCGGCTTCATCATGATCTATATTGCAAAGCCGAGCGATACTCCTGTAAATTTCTTTATCCACCGGATCCGTCGCGTAGCGCCGATGTACTGGTTTTTCACTCTGTTGATGGCAGCCATATTACTGGCGATGCCCAGCGTCTTCAAAAACACCGTTTTCGATGTGAAGGCAATGTTCCTGAGCCTGGCTTTCATTCCACACTGGAGCCTGGCCCATACAACGGAAGCCTGGCCTATCGTGGCTCCCGGCTGGTCCCTGAACTTCGAGATGTATTTCTATCTGATTTTCGCCGTGTCGCTTTTCTGTGCACAGCGATTCCGTATAGCTTTCATCACATTGGTTATCACGGCTGTCTTTCTGATTGCAACCGTACTCAATGATGGCCAGTCAGCCATAGCGGAGTTTTTCAGCAAGTCTCTGGTATTCGAATTCATACTGGGCATGCTACTGGCGGTCGCCTTTAAACGCGGCTTTCGACTCCCTCCTGCAACCGCGGCCTGGTTGCTACTGCTCGCCAGTTGCGTATTGCTGATAAAACTGCCGCTGCCACGTATTTTCGAATACGGCATCCCCTCCTTTCTGGTGGTCATGGCCTGTCTTTACGTCAAGATTGGTGAGCACCGTTGGGCGGTGCTACTCGGCGATGCCTCCTACGCTCTGTATCTGAGTCATATTTTCACGCTCGGCGTATTGCGCAAATTTGTAGCACCGCACCTGGGAACCGGAGAAATGGCGGCCTACCTTTTCGTGCTCATCTCACTGATTGTCTGCACCCTGGTCAGCGTTGTCATTCACAAATACGTCGACAACTGGCTATTGCGACACGAAAGGCTCAGCTGGGCGCACAAAGAGACGCCTGCTACCAGTAAAGCGTGA
- a CDS encoding VOC family protein: MNVQGLHHVAYRCRNAKLTAEFYKQYLNLDLTIAIAENKVPSTGEWSPHVHIFLKMQDGSYLAFFELPESPEMELDQNTPDWVQHLALKVPDMESLVTAKKRLIAGGVDVVGPTDHKVCQSIYFFDPNGHRMELTVDTIIPEMAEALLIQAQPLLEEWDKTKRAPDVAAFKTEKA; this comes from the coding sequence ATGAACGTCCAGGGACTTCATCACGTTGCATACCGCTGCCGGAATGCCAAACTCACCGCCGAGTTCTACAAGCAGTACCTGAATCTCGATCTGACCATCGCCATTGCTGAGAACAAGGTCCCCTCAACCGGGGAATGGTCACCGCATGTCCACATCTTTCTTAAAATGCAGGACGGCTCCTACCTTGCCTTTTTCGAGCTACCCGAATCGCCAGAGATGGAGCTCGATCAGAACACACCCGACTGGGTGCAACATCTTGCGCTGAAAGTACCTGATATGGAATCGCTTGTTACAGCAAAAAAACGTCTGATCGCCGGAGGCGTCGATGTTGTTGGCCCTACGGATCACAAGGTTTGCCAGTCGATCTACTTCTTCGATCCGAACGGTCACCGCATGGAATTGACAGTTGATACCATCATCCCGGAAATGGCTGAAGCACTTCTCATCCAGGCACAACCACTGCTTGAAGAGTGGGACAAGACCAAACGTGCGCCAGATGTCGCCGCCTTCAAGACAGAGAAAGCCTGA